The following are encoded in a window of Bacillus sp. SORGH_AS_0510 genomic DNA:
- a CDS encoding DUF3941 domain-containing protein: MPHTSDNDKKAQDNNALRHEKNMMREKNRQAGKNQYSKKTDHK; encoded by the coding sequence ATGCCGCACACTTCTGATAATGATAAAAAAGCACAAGATAATAATGCATTAAGACATGAAAAAAATATGATGCGCGAAAAAAATCGCCAAGCAGGTAAAAATCAATATTCTAAAAAAACAGATCATAAATAA
- a CDS encoding S1 RNA-binding domain-containing protein, with amino-acid sequence MSINELIGQTATLTVARKAAFGYFLTDGNDDVLLHFNQAKQELEEGDEVEVFLFVDSEGRVSASTNIPEIAVGRYGWVKVTDTNPRIGVFLNIGLPKDILLGIDDLPVHKSVWPKIGDLVYITLKLSSNNLLYAKLATDPIIESISVKATRQHFNKNVQGHIYRTAKVGSWIYTIEGFKGFIHESQRGQEPRLGEKVEGRIIDVKEDGTVNVSLLARKAESQDIDSERIYEYLLSRNGAMPYSDKSMPEDIQERFNLSKGAFKRALGKLMKEGKAYQEGSWTYVKKD; translated from the coding sequence ATGTCAATAAATGAATTAATCGGGCAAACAGCCACACTAACTGTAGCAAGAAAAGCAGCATTTGGCTATTTTTTAACAGATGGCAATGATGATGTGTTGTTGCACTTTAATCAAGCAAAACAAGAATTAGAGGAAGGCGATGAAGTGGAAGTCTTTTTATTTGTTGATTCAGAAGGACGTGTCTCCGCTTCAACTAACATTCCAGAAATAGCAGTCGGCCGTTATGGTTGGGTTAAGGTAACAGATACAAACCCTAGAATTGGTGTTTTTCTAAATATTGGACTTCCTAAGGACATTTTATTAGGGATCGATGATTTGCCAGTACACAAGTCTGTTTGGCCTAAAATCGGAGATTTAGTTTATATTACATTAAAACTTAGCAGCAATAATCTTTTATATGCCAAACTTGCGACTGACCCCATTATTGAATCCATTTCAGTAAAAGCTACTAGACAACATTTTAATAAAAACGTTCAAGGACATATTTATAGAACAGCTAAGGTAGGTAGTTGGATTTATACAATTGAAGGCTTTAAAGGCTTCATTCATGAATCGCAGAGAGGACAAGAGCCTCGGTTAGGAGAAAAAGTAGAGGGCCGGATCATCGATGTGAAGGAAGATGGCACGGTAAATGTTTCCCTGCTGGCAAGAAAAGCAGAATCTCAAGATATCGACTCAGAGCGTATTTATGAATATCTACTCAGTAGAAATGGGGCGATGCCTTATTCTGATAAAAGTATGCCTGAGGATATTCAAGAACGCTTCAATCTAAGCAAGGGTGCGTTTAAGCGGGCACTTGGAAAGCTAATGAAGGAAGGAAAGGCCTATCAAGAGGGAAGCTGGACCTATGTAAAAAAAGATTAA
- a CDS encoding YajQ family cyclic di-GMP-binding protein, which translates to MSKDSSFDIVSKVDFSEVTNAITQTMKEISTRYDFKGSKSEVSLDKEELVLISDDEYKLDQLKDVLLGKMIKRGIPIRNLDYGKIEKASGGTVRQRAKLIQGIDKENAKKINTIIKNSGVKVKSQVQDDQVRVSGKNRDDLQKIISLVRDADLTVDVQFINYR; encoded by the coding sequence ATGTCTAAAGATAGTTCATTTGATATTGTATCTAAAGTTGATTTTTCCGAAGTCACCAATGCTATTACGCAAACAATGAAGGAAATTAGTACACGCTATGACTTCAAAGGGAGTAAAAGTGAAGTTTCTTTAGATAAAGAAGAGCTTGTTCTCATTTCTGATGACGAATATAAGTTGGACCAATTAAAGGATGTTTTACTAGGAAAGATGATTAAAAGGGGAATTCCTATTAGAAACCTTGATTATGGAAAAATTGAAAAAGCATCAGGTGGGACTGTTCGTCAAAGAGCGAAGCTTATTCAAGGGATTGATAAGGAGAATGCGAAAAAAATCAATACCATTATTAAAAACAGTGGGGTAAAAGTAAAAAGTCAGGTTCAAGATGACCAAGTAAGAGTAAGTGGCAAAAATCGGGATGATTTACAAAAAATTATATCCTTGGTACGGGACGCGGACTTAACGGTAGATGTACAATTTATTAACTATAGATAA
- a CDS encoding SDR family oxidoreductase, with product MSNNQNNQKQTFPPQHQNHQPGIESEMNPRPIFVDPNYKAGGKLSGKTAIITGGDSGIGRAVAIYFAKEGADVSIAYLNEQQDAEETKQLIESEGRQCLLFSGDVGEEDHCKEIVKQTIDHFGKLDILVNNAAEQHPQQSLLNITAAQLEKTFRTNIFSYFHMTKMALPFLKKGASIINTASITAYEGNEQLLDYSATKGAIVSFTRSLAKSLATQGIRVNGVAPGPIWTPLIPSTFSADQVATFGSNTPMERAGQPYELAPSYVFLASDDSSFVSGQMIHVNGGKVVNG from the coding sequence ATGAGTAATAATCAAAATAACCAAAAGCAGACATTTCCCCCACAGCATCAGAACCATCAGCCCGGTATAGAAAGTGAGATGAATCCTCGTCCTATTTTCGTCGATCCGAATTATAAAGCAGGAGGTAAATTATCTGGAAAAACAGCGATTATCACTGGAGGTGACAGTGGCATTGGAAGAGCCGTGGCTATTTATTTTGCTAAGGAAGGGGCAGATGTTTCCATAGCGTATTTAAATGAACAGCAGGATGCAGAAGAAACAAAGCAATTAATTGAGTCAGAAGGCCGTCAGTGTCTCCTTTTCTCAGGTGATGTGGGGGAAGAAGACCATTGTAAAGAGATTGTCAAACAAACCATTGATCATTTTGGAAAGCTGGATATCCTTGTGAATAATGCAGCCGAGCAGCACCCGCAACAAAGTTTATTAAATATCACAGCAGCTCAGCTTGAAAAAACATTTCGAACCAATATTTTTTCCTATTTTCATATGACAAAAATGGCCCTTCCATTTTTAAAAAAAGGAGCTTCCATTATTAATACTGCATCTATTACCGCTTATGAAGGGAACGAACAGCTATTAGATTATTCAGCTACAAAAGGAGCTATCGTTTCATTTACTCGTTCTTTAGCCAAGTCTCTTGCAACCCAGGGAATCCGTGTAAACGGGGTTGCTCCTGGACCGATATGGACCCCACTCATTCCATCTACCTTTTCAGCTGATCAAGTGGCTACCTTTGGTTCCAATACCCCGATGGAAAGAGCGGGGCAGCCCTATGAGCTGGCACCAAGTTATGTATTCCTAGCTTCTGACGACTCTTCGTTTGTTAGCGGTCAAATGATTCATGTCAACGGTGGAAAAGTTGTGAATGGATAA
- the istB gene encoding IS21-like element helper ATPase IstB, protein MNSSYQQLMQNLEYLKLKQMIGHLGETIDFGMSNQLSFVDTLLKLTNYEIDMREKTMVNSMVKVGAFPHRKEIKDFDFNFQPSVNKQQILDFTTLRFLEEKENIVFLGPSGVGKTHLATAIGIAAAKKRTSTYFIKCNELILQLKRAKLENRLESRLKHYGKYKLLIIDEIGYLPIDREDAKLFFQLIDLRYEKKSTILTTNVSFKQWDEVFQDTKIANAILDRVLHHATVVNIIGDSYRIKNHLEKENE, encoded by the coding sequence ATGAATAGTAGTTATCAACAATTAATGCAAAACCTTGAGTATTTAAAATTAAAACAGATGATTGGTCATCTTGGTGAAACGATTGATTTTGGTATGAGTAATCAATTATCTTTTGTAGACACACTCTTAAAACTAACAAATTATGAAATCGATATGCGTGAAAAAACCATGGTTAATTCAATGGTCAAGGTGGGGGCCTTCCCCCACCGTAAAGAGATAAAGGATTTTGATTTTAATTTCCAACCATCAGTAAACAAGCAGCAAATACTTGATTTTACAACATTACGATTTCTCGAAGAGAAAGAGAATATCGTATTCTTGGGACCTAGTGGAGTCGGAAAGACACATTTAGCAACAGCCATAGGGATAGCAGCAGCCAAGAAACGAACCAGTACCTATTTTATAAAATGTAATGAATTAATCCTGCAATTAAAAAGAGCAAAATTAGAAAATCGCTTAGAAAGTCGATTAAAGCATTATGGAAAGTATAAGTTATTAATTATTGATGAAATTGGATATCTACCAATTGATCGTGAGGATGCCAAATTGTTCTTCCAGCTAATTGATTTAAGATATGAGAAAAAAAGCACCATATTAACCACAAATGTAAGCTTTAAGCAGTGGGATGAGGTCTTCCAGGATACAAAAATAGCAAATGCCATATTGGATCGTGTATTACACCACGCAACAGTTGTGAACATAATTGGTGATTCGTATCGTATTAAAAATCATTTGGAAAAGGAAAACGAGTAA
- the istA gene encoding IS21 family transposase, translating into MYVQLDITTNFEINSLTDLPKLKLLMENLNMKINKSKLARELNVDRRTVDKYINGYVPQKKRDRESKIDDYYGVIKLLLSRESKQRFFYKRVLWQYLKDNHGLECSQSTFRAYIARKPEFQAYFSEGKRTETVHSVIRYETLPGEQAQIDWKENIRYITKDGEILYVNVAVFLLSHSRFRTFHLTISKSQSVLMSFLTESFEAIGGVPKNLVTDNMKTVMDEPRTEYSKGVVNERFGQFEKDFGFKVRPCIAGRPRTKGKVESPMKLIDEIHAYQGKFDYEELHAFVQSLCERINHSYHQGTGKIPILAIEQEKNLLLPLPRKQIRDSYKIHHKLVQVNSACMITYKSNQYSVPAEYKGKTVGLQVYDNQIHIYYNTELIAKHEVSEIKLNYKKEHYVEALSRGLPHFPDIDELAKNNLRAIDEVYKNE; encoded by the coding sequence ATGTATGTTCAACTAGATATTACAACAAATTTTGAAATCAACAGTCTTACAGACTTACCAAAACTTAAACTTCTTATGGAGAATTTAAATATGAAAATTAACAAGAGTAAATTAGCTAGAGAATTAAATGTAGATCGGAGGACAGTTGATAAATATATTAATGGATATGTGCCTCAAAAGAAACGAGATAGAGAATCTAAGATAGATGATTATTACGGAGTAATAAAGCTACTGCTTTCCCGAGAGTCTAAGCAGAGATTTTTTTATAAACGTGTTCTATGGCAGTATTTAAAAGATAATCATGGACTGGAATGTTCCCAGTCAACATTTCGAGCTTATATAGCTCGTAAACCAGAGTTTCAAGCATACTTTAGTGAGGGGAAACGTACAGAAACTGTTCACTCCGTAATTCGTTATGAAACCCTTCCGGGTGAACAAGCTCAAATAGATTGGAAGGAGAATATCCGGTATATAACGAAAGATGGAGAAATTCTTTATGTAAATGTGGCTGTTTTTCTTTTGTCCCATTCCCGTTTTAGAACCTTTCATTTAACAATATCAAAGTCACAAAGCGTATTGATGTCCTTTCTGACAGAAAGCTTTGAAGCCATTGGGGGAGTGCCTAAAAACCTTGTGACGGATAATATGAAAACAGTAATGGATGAACCACGAACCGAGTATTCAAAGGGAGTAGTGAATGAACGCTTTGGTCAATTTGAAAAGGATTTTGGGTTTAAAGTAAGGCCTTGTATTGCAGGACGACCAAGGACGAAGGGGAAAGTTGAAAGTCCTATGAAATTGATAGACGAGATTCATGCCTATCAGGGAAAATTTGATTATGAGGAGCTTCATGCGTTTGTGCAGAGCCTTTGTGAACGGATTAACCACAGTTACCATCAGGGTACAGGGAAAATACCTATTTTGGCCATTGAACAAGAAAAAAATCTCTTATTGCCCCTACCAAGAAAGCAAATAAGAGATTCTTATAAGATCCACCATAAACTTGTACAGGTCAATTCCGCTTGCATGATTACTTATAAATCAAACCAGTATTCAGTTCCAGCTGAATACAAAGGGAAAACCGTTGGTTTACAAGTATATGATAATCAAATCCATATTTATTATAACACGGAGTTAATCGCGAAACACGAGGTCAGTGAAATCAAACTCAACTATAAAAAAGAACACTACGTTGAGGCACTCTCAAGAGGGCTTCCGCACTTTCCGGATATTGATGAGCTGGCTAAAAATAACTTACGAGCGATTGATGAGGTGTATAAAAATGAATAG
- a CDS encoding alpha-amylase family glycosyl hydrolase, producing the protein MKKTILILMAFLLLSSVPAEAAVKKENRLWQDETVYSIMIDRFNNGDIANDVDVNAKDPLAYHGGDFQGIIDRLDYIHDMGFTAIRLTPIFDNTAQGYDGFSVKDYYKTDEHFGSIKKFQELVKEAHDRKMKVLIDFVTSNKASVNQMDEGNLIDAAKWWVKKTDIDGYSLPDVDKTKLSFWKNFSKEMKNTNRNLFLLGIFSKGTSSDIKQYKQAGIDSLLDYSNLASVRKIFATTDESFGPLSIDYEKGEDSFLKASLMDNEYTTRFTTDIVEKRQFPGSRWKTALTYMYTTPGIPFVYYGTEIALIGGDIPDNRRQMNFRADKELIDYITKIGELRNQLPSLTRGSMEMLYEKKGMVVYKRTYKGETSIVAINNTSKSQKVILTKEQLEGGKELRGLLAGDIVRSHDNQYILILDRDNSEIYVLTEKSGANIPLISSMVIVYILVSIFLFIIIKRRKSKKTE; encoded by the coding sequence ATGAAAAAAACGATACTTATTTTAATGGCGTTCTTGTTACTTTCTTCGGTTCCTGCAGAGGCAGCGGTAAAAAAGGAAAATCGCCTATGGCAGGATGAAACGGTTTATTCCATTATGATTGATCGCTTCAATAATGGGGATATTGCAAATGATGTGGATGTAAATGCTAAAGATCCTTTAGCCTATCATGGCGGTGATTTTCAAGGAATTATTGATCGGCTTGACTACATACACGATATGGGATTCACAGCAATACGCTTAACTCCCATTTTTGATAATACTGCTCAAGGATACGATGGCTTCTCGGTAAAAGATTATTATAAAACAGATGAGCATTTTGGCAGCATAAAGAAGTTTCAGGAGCTTGTTAAAGAAGCGCATGACCGGAAAATGAAAGTATTAATTGATTTTGTTACAAGTAATAAAGCTTCTGTAAACCAAATGGATGAAGGAAACTTAATTGATGCAGCAAAATGGTGGGTTAAGAAAACGGATATTGATGGCTATAGTCTACCTGATGTGGATAAGACAAAGTTAAGTTTCTGGAAGAATTTTTCAAAAGAAATGAAAAATACAAATAGGAACTTGTTCTTACTTGGGATTTTTTCAAAAGGTACTTCATCAGATATAAAGCAATATAAACAAGCGGGAATTGACAGTCTATTAGATTATTCTAATCTTGCAAGTGTAAGAAAAATCTTTGCCACTACAGATGAATCATTCGGACCTCTATCTATAGATTATGAAAAAGGAGAAGATTCATTTTTAAAAGCATCATTAATGGATAACGAGTATACCACTAGATTCACTACTGACATTGTTGAAAAGAGACAGTTTCCTGGTTCACGCTGGAAAACAGCATTAACTTATATGTACACTACTCCAGGGATTCCCTTCGTTTATTATGGGACAGAGATAGCCTTAATTGGCGGAGATATTCCTGATAACAGAAGGCAAATGAATTTTCGAGCGGATAAGGAACTGATTGACTATATTACAAAAATAGGTGAATTAAGAAATCAGCTGCCATCCTTAACAAGAGGAAGCATGGAAATGCTGTATGAGAAAAAGGGAATGGTTGTTTATAAACGTACCTATAAAGGCGAAACATCCATCGTCGCTATTAATAATACGAGTAAATCACAAAAGGTAATTTTAACGAAAGAGCAACTAGAGGGCGGAAAAGAACTTCGTGGGTTACTTGCAGGGGATATTGTTCGTAGCCATGACAACCAATATATTCTAATACTCGATCGTGATAACTCTGAAATCTATGTCTTAACTGAAAAGAGTGGAGCTAATATTCCGCTTATCTCATCCATGGTTATTGTATATATTTTGGTTTCTATCTTTCTTTTCATCATAATAAAAAGAAGAAAAAGTAAAAAGACTGAATAA